A region from the Muribaculum gordoncarteri genome encodes:
- a CDS encoding DUF4491 family protein: MDITSTLQDYHLLGLVIGICTFLVIGLFHPVVVKCEYRYGTSCWWWFLLLGCACTILSLIVSDILGSTILGVVGFSSFWTIKEIFEQQERVRKGWFPRNPKRRYPWDNDASV, translated from the coding sequence ATGGATATAACATCGACACTGCAGGACTATCATCTGCTCGGCCTCGTAATAGGAATATGCACATTCCTGGTCATAGGACTATTCCATCCCGTAGTAGTGAAATGCGAATACCGTTACGGCACATCATGCTGGTGGTGGTTTCTGCTATTGGGCTGCGCATGCACCATTCTGTCGCTGATCGTAAGCGACATCCTCGGCTCTACAATACTCGGAGTGGTGGGATTTTCTTCGTTCTGGACGATAAAGGAGATATTCGAGCAGCAGGAGCGTGTAAGGAAAGGCTGGTTTCCACGTAATCCAAAGCGCCGCTACCCATGGGATAACGACGCTTCGGTATAA